From the genome of Mercenaria mercenaria strain notata unplaced genomic scaffold, MADL_Memer_1 contig_4763, whole genome shotgun sequence, one region includes:
- the LOC128554156 gene encoding 3'-5' ssDNA/RNA exonuclease TatD-like, with translation MKGAFDSHFHIDRLGRELRLATYNLRELQGSTQSMDQSNCVHLCGAVANFCDPITYPSLEDVNFLKSRGIVTTVGLHPRHAAGVRPATIAKLQEMLQWPEVVGLGEIRLDHTAPIEEWAVQRDVLATALGLLESRHVLVLHCRGRHEGEFSELLASLFYQCVGIVPREQKIHLYCFQGLKEDAMDGTFRKCSLWIYQSRRKEEVYHGTY, from the coding sequence ATGAAAGGTGCTTTCGATAGCCACTTTCACATTGATAGACTGGGAAGGGAGCTGAGGTTAGCAACGTACAACCTCAGGGAGTTGCAGGGGTCTACTCAATCAATGGATCAGAGCAATTGCGTCCATCTCTGTGGTGCAGTGGCGAATTTTTGTGACCCAATCACCTACCCTTCACTGGAAGATGTCAACTTCCTAAAAAGCCGGGGGATAGTGACCACTGTAGGTTTACATCCAAGGCACGCAGCGGGGGTGAGGCCAGCAACGATCGCTAAACTACAGGAGATGCTGCAGTGGCCAGAAGTTGTAGGTTTGGGAGAGATTAGGCTGGATCACACGGCTCCTATTGAAGAGTGGGCAGTCCAAAGAGATGTTCTAGCAACAGCGTTGGGCCTGTTGGAGTCACGTCATGTGCTTGTGCTGCACTGCAGGGGGCGTCATGAAGGGGAGTTTTCGGAGCTCCTTGCATCCCTCTTTTATCAGTGTGTTGGAATTGTGCCAAGGGAGCAGAAGATCCATCTGTACTGTTTCCAAGGCTTGAAAGAGGACGCGATGGACGGAACATTTCGTAAATGTTCACTTTGGATTTACCAATCTCGTCGCAAGGAGGAGGTTTACCACGGGACATACTGA